The following are encoded together in the Candidatus Desulfatibia profunda genome:
- a CDS encoding SPOR domain-containing protein: MKKTGIVLLLLSVVISIFFLSLIPAKKAPVGPVKITKKIPAPESGQSSKETAAKQSPELNTPDKIHAENNRSSTPAPESGNPPAETAAKPSPALTPPDESHAGKRYSIQIDAFKDFHTAVQRSIQLKSLGHNSFYRCETIAGKGNLYRVYTELYDSKEEAEKNALLLKDTGLVSDYMIKSIDETAAAESGDCQPDAIIYFLHVSSHKQKTYAEEEVQRLRAYGYNVFTISENVNGESWFRIYIGDFDNEKDARKFGAGLVAKGLCSYFKPIAVDNIIPPPRDVASMSVPKSISIVRPEEASPSAADESKSIQTPEQLQAKTEPPLEIRNITFKVKKGIREIVFFHANRYFSPLVSFKLEGEQPEITVELKAPATIKNVQSNIPVNGDWIKQIQIQPGHDNKTVRIIVSLAASEKYKVSQSYYKSGNVYALKVVSEESARTQ; this comes from the coding sequence ATGAAAAAGACGGGGATTGTCCTACTATTGCTGTCGGTGGTCATATCAATTTTTTTTCTAAGTTTAATTCCCGCCAAAAAAGCTCCAGTAGGACCGGTAAAAATAACAAAAAAAATTCCAGCCCCGGAATCCGGCCAAAGCTCTAAAGAAACAGCGGCAAAACAAAGCCCGGAATTGAACACGCCGGATAAAATCCATGCAGAAAATAATAGATCTTCGACTCCAGCCCCGGAATCCGGCAACCCTCCTGCAGAAACAGCGGCAAAGCCAAGCCCGGCACTCACCCCGCCGGATGAAAGTCATGCAGGCAAAAGGTATTCCATTCAGATTGATGCCTTTAAGGACTTTCACACGGCAGTGCAGCGGTCAATACAGTTAAAGAGTCTCGGCCATAATTCTTTTTACAGGTGCGAAACCATAGCAGGTAAAGGGAACTTGTACAGGGTCTACACGGAACTGTATGACTCAAAAGAAGAAGCCGAGAAAAACGCGTTACTATTAAAGGATACCGGCCTGGTATCAGATTACATGATAAAATCAATCGACGAGACCGCCGCTGCGGAAAGCGGTGACTGCCAACCGGATGCAATTATCTACTTTTTACATGTAAGCTCTCATAAACAAAAAACATATGCCGAAGAGGAAGTCCAGCGGTTGAGAGCATATGGGTATAATGTTTTTACGATATCAGAAAATGTAAACGGTGAAAGCTGGTTCCGTATTTACATCGGCGATTTCGATAATGAAAAGGACGCTCGCAAATTCGGGGCGGGGTTAGTGGCAAAAGGATTGTGTTCTTACTTTAAACCCATTGCCGTCGATAATATTATTCCGCCTCCCCGGGATGTTGCTTCCATGTCGGTTCCGAAATCGATCTCAATTGTCCGGCCTGAAGAAGCAAGCCCATCTGCAGCGGACGAATCCAAATCGATTCAAACTCCCGAACAGCTTCAAGCAAAAACAGAACCCCCACTGGAAATTCGTAACATCACATTTAAGGTTAAAAAAGGGATAAGAGAAATCGTATTTTTTCATGCGAACCGCTATTTTTCACCTTTAGTAAGTTTTAAACTTGAGGGAGAACAACCTGAAATTACCGTTGAGTTAAAAGCGCCTGCAACGATTAAAAACGTTCAATCGAACATTCCGGTGAACGGTGATTGGATTAAACAGATACAGATCCAGCCGGGCCATGACAATAAAACTGTAAGAATTATTGTCAGCTTGGCTGCTTCCGAAAAATACAAGGTGAGCCAGAGTTATTATAAGTCAGGCAATGTCTATGCGCTAAAAGTTGTGTCCGAAGAGAGCGCAAGGACACAATAA
- the ilvD gene encoding dihydroxy-acid dehydratase, which produces MRSDILKKNIETLPHRALMMSAGLKKEDFDPGKPFIGVANSYNNIIPGHIHLNQLAQEVKRGIRDAGGVPLEWGVPGVCDGIAMFVEMRLSLPSREHIADNIEIMTLSHSMDGWVGITGCDKITPGMLMAAGRLNLPAIIVTGGPMKANIINGQKCHPIQGFGLVGQVKAGTLSPEDAEKLLPQMVCGAGSCVGLYTANTMAVVAEVLGMSLPKCATTPAVDPRKIEQAYESGKSIVELVKKNLCPRDIMTENSFVNAVRVDMAMGGSTNAVLHIPAIAAEAGLDLDIAMFDRISRETANICSIIPAGTHEMADIDGAGGIPAVLNRLKAMLKESVTVSGISIKKIAEEAKVLNEDAIRSPDKAFHPEGGIAVLTGNIANSAIIKQTAVGKEMLVHSGPAKVFCTEKELLDAIEAQKINEGDVVVLPFQGPAGAPGMPEMLTPTDALKGAGYKRVALITDGRFSGATTGPCIGHVEMEAYNGGAIGAIKDGDIIEINIPERKLHVRLSDSEIRARLKEVAIPERKLTPLLNTYRQKYAGVNCYGK; this is translated from the coding sequence ATGCGTTCGGATATCTTGAAGAAAAACATTGAAACTTTGCCCCATCGGGCCTTAATGATGTCTGCCGGCTTGAAGAAAGAGGATTTCGATCCGGGCAAACCGTTCATCGGTGTTGCCAACAGCTATAACAATATCATCCCCGGCCATATCCATCTGAACCAGCTTGCCCAGGAAGTCAAGCGAGGCATCAGAGATGCAGGGGGTGTTCCTTTGGAATGGGGTGTTCCCGGTGTTTGTGACGGCATCGCCATGTTTGTGGAGATGCGGTTGAGTCTTCCGAGCAGAGAGCATATTGCCGATAATATTGAAATTATGACCCTGTCACATTCCATGGACGGATGGGTCGGCATCACCGGCTGCGATAAAATTACTCCGGGGATGTTAATGGCGGCGGGACGCCTGAATTTACCCGCAATTATTGTGACCGGCGGCCCCATGAAGGCCAACATCATCAATGGGCAGAAATGCCACCCCATCCAGGGGTTCGGCCTCGTCGGCCAGGTTAAGGCCGGAACGCTGTCTCCCGAAGATGCTGAGAAACTGCTTCCGCAAATGGTCTGCGGCGCAGGATCCTGCGTCGGCCTCTACACAGCCAATACCATGGCTGTGGTTGCCGAGGTACTGGGCATGTCGCTGCCCAAATGTGCCACCACTCCGGCGGTGGATCCGCGCAAAATAGAGCAGGCCTATGAATCCGGAAAATCGATTGTAGAACTGGTCAAAAAAAATCTTTGTCCGCGAGACATCATGACCGAAAATTCGTTTGTCAACGCCGTCAGGGTGGACATGGCCATGGGAGGTTCCACCAATGCGGTGTTGCATATCCCGGCCATTGCTGCGGAAGCAGGTTTGGATCTTGACATAGCCATGTTTGATAGAATTTCTCGAGAAACCGCGAACATATGCTCGATCATTCCGGCCGGGACGCACGAGATGGCGGATATTGACGGCGCCGGCGGCATCCCGGCCGTCTTGAACCGTTTGAAAGCGATGCTAAAGGAATCTGTCACCGTCAGCGGGATTTCCATCAAAAAGATCGCAGAAGAAGCCAAGGTGCTGAATGAGGATGCGATCAGATCCCCGGACAAGGCCTTTCATCCCGAAGGCGGGATTGCCGTATTAACCGGCAATATCGCCAACAGCGCCATCATAAAACAGACCGCCGTTGGCAAGGAAATGCTGGTTCATTCAGGACCTGCCAAAGTATTTTGTACGGAAAAGGAATTGCTCGATGCCATTGAAGCCCAAAAAATCAATGAGGGGGATGTGGTGGTGTTGCCGTTCCAGGGTCCGGCCGGAGCGCCGGGAATGCCGGAAATGTTAACCCCTACCGATGCCCTCAAGGGCGCCGGCTATAAGCGGGTGGCCTTAATTACCGATGGCAGATTCTCCGGCGCCACCACAGGACCCTGTATCGGTCATGTTGAAATGGAAGCGTATAACGGCGGAGCCATCGGTGCCATAAAAGACGGAGATATTATTGAAATAAACATTCCGGAAAGAAAGCTGCACGTTCGACTCAGCGATTCGGAGATTCGAGCGAGGCTAAAAGAAGTTGCCATCCCGGAAAGAAAGCTGACGCCGTTGCTGAACACCTACCGGCAAAAATATGCCGGCGTTAACTGCTACGGTAAGTAA
- a CDS encoding transcriptional regulator codes for MQTIRKEMIGLLEKEKMNAREISRAVRIREKEVYEHLGHIARSVNVKGQKLVTIPSQCLECGYVFKNRKRFSSPSRCPYCKNEQIRHPTYRICKFY; via the coding sequence ATGCAAACGATACGAAAAGAGATGATCGGCCTTTTGGAAAAAGAAAAGATGAACGCCCGGGAAATATCCCGGGCGGTGAGGATCCGGGAAAAAGAGGTTTATGAGCATCTTGGTCATATTGCACGCTCGGTAAACGTAAAAGGACAGAAGCTGGTTACCATACCTTCCCAATGTTTGGAGTGCGGCTATGTCTTTAAAAACCGGAAACGCTTTTCATCTCCAAGTCGTTGCCCGTATTGCAAAAATGAGCAAATCCGACATCCGACCTATCGTATTTGTAAATTTTATTGA